The proteins below come from a single Vanessa atalanta chromosome 21, ilVanAtal1.2, whole genome shotgun sequence genomic window:
- the LOC125072243 gene encoding T-complex protein 11-like protein 1, whose amino-acid sequence MSDREKPSSSESQDDKEKKIIRVPSLPISTGSSSSRSYFTNEPLQFRVKGSTITGASPPNFVTLEDIMKAAHGMQNMALAHEIAVDQDFMLEPFEPPDNSYQKLVKETMHKAYFDILREQLNSDPPEHKQALVLLEDVKQGLFSILLPRHTRIKEMIEEVLDTEFIKQQADNNSLDFQKYATFVIDLMAKLAAPARDEMIQNITTLTNTVDIFRAILETLEVLKLDLANTLIAMIRPHVQQESVQYERAKFDEMLKLAEDGLQYTKEWLLRHTDKSGLSLPVTDPNIIRNVTAQTLAKAYLELLEWDESQNYPETVTLDKPRFTELGTQVYRLICVASLLLVSPSCGGDSQEQHKQSLKEKLFIILDTTSNDIELKAVLPSIAEEVILVTEQLLENLGQDPLTSDMKELIRTQILSLRDPEHRVRQIVHQRVMEFLKVILVCAGGSRQIPVGLSAFTKELTSVSGTLLRCVMHNKAVFTQHYLEIIEEELSKT is encoded by the exons ATGAGTGATCGCGAGAAACCCAGTAGCTCTGAGTCACAAGAtgacaaagaaaagaaaattatcaGAGTTCCTTCGCTACCAATCTCAACTGGATCAAG TAGTAGCCGCAGCTACTTTACAAACGAGCCACTTCAGTTCAGAGTAAAAGGCTCAACAATCACAGGTGCCTCGCCCCCCAATTTCGTCACTCTGGAAGATATTATGAAAGCAGCTCATGGGATGCAGAACATGGCTTTAGCTCATGAAATTGCTGTTGATCAGGACTTCATGTTAGAGCCGTTTGAACCTCCAGATAATAg TTATCAAAAGTTGGTTAAAGAAACTATGCACAAAGCATACTTTGATATTTTGCGTGAACAATTAAACTCCGATCCACCTGAACATAAACAGGCCCTTGTGTTGCTTGAAGATGTGAAgcag ggTCTCTTCTCCATTTTACTTCCTCGTCACACTCGTATAAAGGAAATGATTGAAGAAGTATTAGATACGGAGTTTATTAAACAACAAGCTGATAACAACAGCCTTGACTTTCAAAAGTATGCTACCTTTGTGATAGACTTGATGGCCAAGCTTGCCGCTCCAGCCCGAGATGAAATGATCCAAAATATAACTACATTGACTAACACA gtGGACATATTCCGAGCAATTCTTGAAACATTGGAAGTGCTAAAGCTAGACCTTGCGAACACTCTAATAGCAATGATACGACCACACGTGCAGCAGGAGAGCGTACAGTACGAGAGGGCGAAATTCGATGAAATGTTAAAACTGGCAGAag atggCTTGCAATATACGAAAGAATGGCTGCTGCGGCACACCGACAAGTCTGGTCTGAGTTTGCCAGTCACTGACCCCAATATTATAAGAAACGTCACAGCACAAACATTAGCAAAAGCTTATCTAGAACTCCTGGAATGGGACGAATCTCAAAACTATCCCGAG ACGGTGACGCTCGACAAGCCTCGATTCACAGAACTCGGTACCCAAGTGTACCGACTCATTTGTGTCGCGTCCTTATTGCTGGTGAGCCCCTCGTGTGGTGGGGACTCCCAAGAGCAACACAAACAAAGCCTTAAGGAAAAGCTCTTCATCATTCTAGACACGACCAGCAATGACAt TGAACTGAAAGCCGTGCTTCCATCAATTGCCGAAGAAGTAATTCTGGTAACCGAACAACTCCTTGAAAATCTCGGCCAGGATCCGTTAACGAGTGATATGAAAGAACTTATCAGGACTCAGATTCTATCGCTCAGAGATCCCGAACACCGAGTGAGACAGATTGTTC ATCAAAGAGTCATGGAATTCTTGAAGGTGATACTGGTATGCGCGGGTGGCTCTCGCCAGATACCCGTGGGCCTGTCCGCCTTCACCAAGGAGCTGACTTCAGTCTCCGGTACTCTGCTTCGTTGCGTGATGCACAATAAAGCTGTCTTCACACAACATTACCTCGAGATTATTGAGGAGGAGTTAAGTAAGACTTag